A genomic segment from Dehalococcoidia bacterium encodes:
- the leuD gene encoding 3-isopropylmalate dehydratase small subunit: MQPFTTLTALVAPLDRPNVDTDQIIPKQFLKRIERTGFGEFCFNDWRYRPDGSLNPDFELNAPQYQGAGILVAGRNFGCGSSREHAPWALQEYGFRCLIAPSFADIFRNNCAQNGILTVILPEEQTSALIKKAQSTPGYRLSVDLDACTVDDGEGFQATFEVNPAVRQRLLLGLDEIGQTLQRDAAISAFEAKRPAWASPAAPAGASR; encoded by the coding sequence ATGCAGCCGTTCACCACCCTGACCGCCCTCGTCGCGCCGCTCGACCGGCCCAACGTGGACACGGACCAGATCATTCCCAAGCAGTTCTTGAAGCGGATCGAGCGCACCGGCTTCGGCGAGTTCTGCTTCAACGACTGGCGCTACCGCCCGGACGGCTCCCTGAATCCCGACTTCGAGCTGAACGCGCCGCAGTACCAGGGCGCGGGCATCCTCGTCGCCGGGCGCAACTTCGGCTGCGGCTCCTCGCGCGAGCACGCGCCCTGGGCCTTGCAGGAGTACGGCTTCCGCTGCCTGATCGCGCCCTCGTTCGCGGACATCTTCCGCAACAACTGCGCCCAGAACGGCATCCTCACCGTGATCCTGCCCGAGGAGCAGACCAGCGCGCTGATCAAGAAGGCGCAGAGCACGCCCGGCTACCGGCTCAGCGTCGATCTCGACGCCTGCACCGTGGACGACGGCGAGGGCTTCCAGGCGACGTTCGAGGTGAACCCCGCGGTGCGTCAGCGCCTGTTGCTCGGCCTGGACGAGATCGGCCAGACGCTGCAGCGCGACGCCGCGATCAGCGCCTTCGAAGCGAAGCGCCCCGCCTGGGCCTCCCCCGCCGCGCCCGCCGGCGCCAGCCGCTGA